In one window of Henckelia pumila isolate YLH828 chromosome 1, ASM3356847v2, whole genome shotgun sequence DNA:
- the LOC140892162 gene encoding large ribosomal subunit protein uL1z has product MSKLQSDALREAISLITNDVKEKKRNFTETIELQIGLKNYDPQKDKRFSGSVKLPHIPRPKMKVCMLGDAQHVEEAEKIGLESMDVEALKKLNKNKKLVKKLAKKYHAFLASEAVIKQIPRLLGPGLNKAGKFPTLVSHQESLESKVNETKATVKFQLKKVLCMGVAVGNCDMEEKQIFQNVQMSVNFLVSLLKKNWQNVRCLYLKSTMGKPQRVF; this is encoded by the exons ATGAG TAAACTTCAGAGTGATGCTTTGAGGGAAGCCATTTCTCTGATAACAAATGATGTTAAGGAGAAAAAGCGCAACTTTACCGAGACAATTGAACTACAAATTGGATTGAAGAACTATGATCCCCAGAAGGACAAGCGATTCAGTGGTTCTGTAAAGTTGCCTCACATCCCAAGACCCAAAATGAAAGTCTGTATGCTTGGCGATGCTCAGCATGTGGAAGAG GCTGAGAAAATTGGTTTGGAATCCATGGATGTTGAGGCTCTGAAGAAATtgaacaaaaacaagaaattggTCAAGAAGCTCGCAAAAAAGTACCATGCTTTTTTGGCCTCAGAAGCTGTTATCAAGCAAATTCCCCGTCTCTTGGGCCCTGGTCTGAACAAGGCAG GTAAGTTTCCCACCCTTGTGTCTCACCAAGAATCTCTAGAATCCAAGGTGAATGAGACCAAAGCTACCGTCAAATTCCAGTTGAAAAAGGTGCTTTGTATGGGAGTTGCAGTTGGAAATTGTGACATGGAAGAGAAGCAAATTTTCCAAAATGTGCAAATGAGTGTCAACTTTCTAGTTTCTCTTTTGAAGAAAAACTGGCAAAAT gtgaggtgcttGTACTTGAAGAGCACGATGGGGAAGCCACAACGCGTGTTCTGA